A single Bacillota bacterium DNA region contains:
- a CDS encoding nitroreductase family protein gives MSCDMHKTALELISMRRSIRTYYPDDVPDELLALVLEAGRQAPSGENAQPWRFIVVRDEARRKILGDIAARGSGRRFTAEFLTKRMHKRFESLEDEEKRRRAFEKLTSGNVSSFLSTAPVVIVVVGKKDVWDLPFDCSAAIENMLLMAPALGLGACWVIALCIDVRDEERVREVLNIPADYKVISAISLGYSPQHPKPRPRLPLTELVFKETFGEPYFVEAPAVKTEGEE, from the coding sequence ATGAGTTGTGACATGCACAAGACCGCGCTTGAACTAATATCGATGAGGCGCAGTATCAGAACGTACTATCCTGACGACGTTCCTGATGAGCTCCTTGCGCTCGTACTCGAAGCGGGGCGCCAGGCTCCTTCCGGGGAAAACGCCCAACCCTGGCGGTTCATCGTGGTAAGGGACGAAGCACGGCGCAAGATCCTCGGGGATATCGCCGCGCGGGGCAGCGGTCGCAGGTTTACGGCGGAATTCCTTACCAAGAGGATGCACAAGCGCTTCGAGTCCCTCGAAGACGAGGAAAAGCGCCGACGGGCTTTTGAGAAGCTTACAAGCGGGAACGTGTCTTCGTTTCTCAGCACGGCCCCGGTCGTAATCGTGGTCGTGGGGAAGAAAGACGTCTGGGACCTCCCCTTCGATTGCTCGGCAGCCATCGAGAACATGTTGCTGATGGCCCCGGCCTTGGGGCTGGGGGCGTGCTGGGTCATAGCGCTGTGCATCGACGTGCGCGACGAGGAGAGAGTCCGGGAAGTGCTCAACATTCCTGCGGATTACAAGGTAATAAGCGCGATATCCCTAGGCTACTCGCCTCAGCACCCGAAGCCAAGGCCCAGGCTGCCTTTGACAGAGCTTGTGTTCAAGGAGACGTTCGGCGAGCCTTACTTCGTGGAAGCGCCTGCGGTGAAGACAGAGGGGGAGGAATAG